One Streptomyces sp. 840.1 genomic window, GGAGCAACGGCGGCCTGCCGGGCGGCCCAGCAGGTTGCCGGGGCGCAGGGGGCGCAAGTGGTGCGGTGCGCCGTGCAGGGGGAGATCGCCGATGTGGTGGCCCGGGTGCGTGTGGGTCCCTACGCCCCGAAGGTCAGGTCCCGGGCAGGGCCGGCGACTGCGGTTCCTGTGGCTACGGGGCCGTCGGGGGGCCCGGAGCGCTCGGCGAGTCCGGGGAGCCCGGAGGGGCGTGCGGTTCGGGGTGCTCGGATTGCTCGGGAGGTGCCGATCGGAGGAGCTCGGTGAGCAGGCGCACCGCGCCGCGTTTGTGCAGCGGTTCGTTGCCGTTGCCGCACTTCGGGGACTGGATGCAGGACGGGCACCCCGCATCGCACTCGCAGGAGGCGATGGCCTGACGCGTGGCGGTCAGCCAGCCGCGCGCGGTGTGGAAGGCGCGTTCGGAGAACCCGGCACCGCCGGGGTGGCCGTCGTACACGAAGACCGTCGGCAGCAGGGTGTCCGGATGCAGCGGTACGGACACGCCGCCGATGTCCCAGCGGTCGCAGGTGGCGAAGAGCGGCAGCATCCCGATCGACGCGTGCTCGGCGGCGTGCAGCGCGCCGCCCAGGATCTCCGGGTTGATCCGGGCGGAGTCGAGCTGGTCCTGGGTGACCGTCCACCACACGGCGCGGGTGCGCAGGGTGCGGGGCGGAAGGTCCAGTTTGGTCTCGCCCAGCACCTCACCGCTGATCAGCTTGCGACGCAGGAAGGAGACGACCTGGTTGGTGACCTCCACGGAGCCGTAGCAGAGCCGCCCGTCGCCCCACGGGACCTCGGTGTCGGTCTCCAGGACGGCGATGGCGGTCGTGTCGCGTGCCGTCGTGGAGTACGGCGGACTCGCCTCC contains:
- a CDS encoding Rv3654c family TadE-like protein is translated as MRAGRRVPDVWLQGLCARYRGRERRDRGLATVWAAVATVTLCTVFAVVLALGQVVVARHRAGGAADLAALAAADRALDGATAACRAAQQVAGAQGAQVVRCAVQGEIADVVARVRVGPYAPKVRSRAGPATAVPVATGPSGGPERSASPGSPEGRAVRGARIAREVPIGGAR